A stretch of DNA from Candidatus Binataceae bacterium:
TCACCACCTCCCCCACCCCAGCGTCCCGTCCTGACCGTCAAGCGGCCGCGTTGATGCCCCGCGCCTGGCGCTTGAACGAAGCGATATCGCGTTTGCGGAAACGCCATTGCCGGCCCTTCTTGAAGGCCGGCAGGATACTGCGGCGCGCGAACTCGTTGACGGTGTCGGGGCTGAGATCCAACAGGAAGGCCACTTCCCTGGAGTTGAGGAGCACGTCGTCTTTGTCGGCCATGGTCGTGCCGTTGGAACGCGATAAGCTCGCGGTTTGTAATACGGGCGCTTCCGTCAAGTCAAGGCGATTGTGACAAAACGCATCAGCCGCCGCTACGCCTGGGCGGAGCGCATGCCAATGCGGGTGATTTTTCCGCATTCTCACGTCGGTTAACGCCTCAAACTGCTATTAAACGCTAATAGTATTCAGTTTGCGCATCGCGATTCGGTAATCGTACCACGCGCGTGTCACGACAAAGCAGGAAAATACGCCCGTCAGTACGCCCACGCACAACGTCACCGCGAATCCTTTGACCGGGCCTGTGCCAAACTGGAAGAGAATCAGGCCGGCGACGAAAGTCGAGATGTTGGAGTCGCGGATCGCCGACCAGGCGCGCTCGTATCCGATTCGGACCGCCTCACGCGGCGTCTTGCCCGCCCGCAACTCTTCGCGCATCCGTTCGTTGACCAGGACGTTGGCGTCCACCGACATGCCCAGCGTCAGCACGATGCCCGCGATGCCGGGCAGGGTCAGCGTCGCCTGCATCGCCGCCATCACGCAGATCAGCAGCAGGATATTGAGCGAAAGGCCGAAGTCGGCGAGCACGCCCGCGCCGCTGTAATAGACCGCCATGAAGATCAGCACCGCCGCCGCGCCGACCACGAAGGACAACTCGCCCTCGCGGATCGAGTCGCGCCCCAGCGAAGGGCCGACCGTGCGCTCCTCGGCGATCTCCACCGGCGCGGGCAGCGCGCCCGAGCGCAGGACGATCGCCAACTCGTGCGCGTCGTCATAGGTGAAGTTACCGGTGATCTGGACGTGGCCGCCGGGTATTGGCTCCTTTATTACAGGGTCGGAGTAAACCACGTTGTCGAGGATAATCGCGAGCCTGCGGCCGACGTTGGCCGAGGTTATCGCCCCGAAGATCGTCGCGCCGCGCTGGTCGAGGTCGACCGTCACGTAGGGCCCCTCAAGCTGGCCGCCCGGACGCACGCGAGCGTCGGTTATCGTGTCGCCGGTCAGCAGCACCGGTGTCTCGACCAGGTACGGCACACGTCCGCCGCGGCTGGCCGGCCCGTAAAGGATCTCATCACCCGGCGGCGGCCCGTCGCGCAGCGCATCTGAGATCGAGTGGCTGTCGTCGATGAGCTTGAACTCGAGCACGCCGGTCTTGCCGATCAGCTCCTTGGCGCGCTCGGGGTCCTGGATGCCGGGGAGCTGGATAAGAATCTCGTCGTCGCCTTCCTTGGCGACCGTGGTTTCGCGCACCCCGAGCTGGTCGATCCGGTTGCGGATGGTCTCCAGCGCCTGCTCCATCGCCTGATTGCGCACCTGCGCAAGCTCCATCGGCCGGTACATCATCTTGTACGTCGGTCCGGTCTCGCCCGCGCCGGGGACGTAGCTCACGACCATGTCGGGAAAGATGCGCTGAGCAATGTCGAGGAAAGCGCTGCGCTCATCGGCGCTCGGCAGCGTGACGAGCAGCGCGCCCGAGGCGTCCTGGGCGATCTTCTTGACGTCGAGCTTGTTTTTCTTGAGCTCGAGCTTGAGGTCGTCGCCGGCGCGGCGCAGTTGATTCTTGACCGCGTCGTCGAGCTTGACCTGCAAAAGCAGATGGGTGCCGCCCTGAAGGTCGAGCCCGAGCTGTATCTTCGGCGTCGGGATCGCGTTGACCCACCAGTCGGGCAAGGGAACCTGGAGGCTGGGCAGCAGGATCAGCACCGCCAGCAGGGTCAGCGCTCCCCCCAAATACAGCCGGGTGAGTCCGCTGCCGCCGGTGAAGTGCAGCCACAGGAAGGCTACCGCCACCGCGAGCAGCACGATTATCGGGATGAAATCGGCGTTTGCGTTCTGCACGTTAACTCCGCGAAAGCTCCGATGCGGGTGCGCGCCGGGGCCGGCCTATTCCGCCTTCTCCCGCTTGCCGGCCGAAGGCGTCTTGCCGTAGTTGGAGAGCGCGGCGATCTGGGCGCGCTCGACCCGCACCCGGACGTTGGGCGCTATCTCCAAAGTCACAATCCGGTCGCCGATTTCGTGGATCCGTCCGAGCATCCCGCCCGAAGTCACAACTTCGTCGTTGCGCTTGAGCTTGGCGAGCATGTCGCGATGCTCGGCGGCCTTCTTGGTCTGCGGCCGGATGAAGAACCAGTAAAAGGCAACGATCAGCAGGGCAAACGGCACCGCCGGGCCGTACAGAAGCTGATCGACGAGCGTCGCCTGCCCGCCCGCGCCGGCGTCCGCCGCCCACGCTATTCCTTCCCACAGCATCGCTTACTCTTTCTGCGCGCGATCCGCGCCGCTGGCAAGCCGCCCGAGCGTCGCGGCGGCATATTCGCGCCATTTGCCGGCGGCGATCGCGGCCCGCATCCCCGCCATCAGGCGGGCGTAAAAGTACAGATTATGTTCCGTCAGTGCGCGCGCCGCCAGAATCTCACCCGAGACATACAAATGGCGCAAGTAGGCGCGGCTGAGCCGCGCACACGTCCGGCATCCACACTCCTCGTCGAGCGGTCGCCGGTCGCGCGCATAAGCCGCCTGCTTGATCGAGATCCGACCCACGGCGGTGAAGGCGCCGCCATTGCGCGCGTTGCGTGTCGGCAACACGCAGTCGAACAAATCGTAGCCCAT
This window harbors:
- a CDS encoding helix-turn-helix domain-containing protein; translated protein: MADKDDVLLNSREVAFLLDLSPDTVNEFARRSILPAFKKGRQWRFRKRDIASFKRQARGINAAA
- the secD gene encoding protein translocase subunit SecD, producing MQNANADFIPIIVLLAVAVAFLWLHFTGGSGLTRLYLGGALTLLAVLILLPSLQVPLPDWWVNAIPTPKIQLGLDLQGGTHLLLQVKLDDAVKNQLRRAGDDLKLELKKNKLDVKKIAQDASGALLVTLPSADERSAFLDIAQRIFPDMVVSYVPGAGETGPTYKMMYRPMELAQVRNQAMEQALETIRNRIDQLGVRETTVAKEGDDEILIQLPGIQDPERAKELIGKTGVLEFKLIDDSHSISDALRDGPPPGDEILYGPASRGGRVPYLVETPVLLTGDTITDARVRPGGQLEGPYVTVDLDQRGATIFGAITSANVGRRLAIILDNVVYSDPVIKEPIPGGHVQITGNFTYDDAHELAIVLRSGALPAPVEIAEERTVGPSLGRDSIREGELSFVVGAAAVLIFMAVYYSGAGVLADFGLSLNILLLICVMAAMQATLTLPGIAGIVLTLGMSVDANVLVNERMREELRAGKTPREAVRIGYERAWSAIRDSNISTFVAGLILFQFGTGPVKGFAVTLCVGVLTGVFSCFVVTRAWYDYRIAMRKLNTISV
- the yajC gene encoding preprotein translocase subunit YajC, whose product is MLWEGIAWAADAGAGGQATLVDQLLYGPAVPFALLIVAFYWFFIRPQTKKAAEHRDMLAKLKRNDEVVTSGGMLGRIHEIGDRIVTLEIAPNVRVRVERAQIAALSNYGKTPSAGKREKAE